Within Psychrobacter sp. AH5, the genomic segment TTAATTAATACTAGCTATTCAAAATTAAAAAAATAATATTTACGAGGTTGATTTGAATCAAAAACAGTATATTCGTTTGTCAATAGTGTTAGCTATTCCAACTTTAGCTTTTAGTCTTTACCTAGGACAAGAAGGTGTTTTTCATCGGAAAGGGCAATTTGTGCAATGTAGTGTGAGTGAGGCTTTTTGCTCTCCAATGGTAAACTCTACCTATCATCCATCTAACCGTTACTTAAGATATCATGCTGGTTCTTTTGACAAATTTTTGGGATTTTATAATATCAATTATCCAATAAAGGTTTATTTGCAGCATATTAGCGGTGATATGATAGATGTAAGTAGTGTAGTAGACGGTAAAAAATTAGAAACCATGGACTGCCTTATTTTTCCTGACAAGAGCATAAGCTGTGATGGCGACAAAGTTCGTTCTGATACCCTAACAGAAGGGAGAATAGAATTTATTAATTTAGAAGATGAGTTAGCATTCAATAATATAGCGATGGAGGGTAAGTCGTATTTTAAGAATTATACTTTTATTCGTATTATTGATGGTTTCGGATTATTCTTAATACTTGCTATTCCATATCTCATATTTTCATGGTTAGTACACTTCATCATTTACGGAGCTAAAATAGGTTCTCAGGAAAAAGACCCTATCAATAAACTATAGGAGATTGAGTAGCTACTTACTATATACAGACCATATTTTCTATATTGATCATTTAAGATGACCTAGTACATTGCTCCATTTCACTAGTAGAATAAACATCAGCATGTAGATACCATGACACTGACGCAAAAACATTATACTAAAGAGAACTTACTAGAGAGAAGCCATGTCACTGTTTAAAAGTTCATTCATAAGCAAGATAACGATTTTTCTAATAGCAGCAATTTTTTCTGTGTCAGCGGTAGCTATGGACTTTAGGCAGGATTTAATGTTAGCTAATCAAGGGGATGATTCTGCTCAATATAACTTTGAATTTAAGTACAGCAATAGTGAAAGTGCGCATCCATATAAGATCGCATCACAAGGAATATCTGAGTCTGTAACAGCATTTGTTCGTTCACCAGCTACGGCCCAAGCTGAAGCAGATATAAAAGAAGCTCAAGCTGCAGTAGGTATAGAAACTGCTCAGAATAAATTAGATTATGTCGATCGCTTAGCTACTGCCTCAAAAGCTACTACAGGAAAAATGAATATTTACAAGGACCGAGCTGGTCAAATTTTACTCACAAACATTAGCCCTAGTAGTGATTTTGATAAATTCACTAAAAAAACAAAAGTAACTTATTATAAAGATATAGAGAGAGAATGGGAGCGCCAGTTAAATAAGAAACCAGCCGCCAGAATTGGTATGTCTCATAAACAAGTTTTGAGTGATACCAACTGGGGTAGACCTAAAGATGTAAGGACAACTATTGACGCGTCAGGAACGTTAGAACGATGGATATATAGCAGCACTCACTCGCTCTACTTTAAAGGCGGCGAGTTAATCAAAATAGAGAAGTAAGTCTTATTATCTCCCAAATATACCCCACTAGAACCATCACAACAGGCCTGATAATCAATAAATAAACTAGCTAATATAGACTGCTATAAAGCAATTATTTAAGTCAGATCACTAATTGAGCAAGTACTATCTATAGAAGCTCAAAGCACCAACTTAAAAAAGTAAAACCCAAGCGCGGTTGCAAGCAAAGTCAGCCCAACATGTAACCCTATCAGTGCTAAGCCCGCCAGCAAACGCCCATCATGAATAAAGCCAAACACCTCAGCACTAAAAGTGCTAAAAGTCGTCAGTCCGCCCAAAAACCCAGTAATCACAAACAGCCTGATATTGGGAGATAAGTCGCTACCCACACGCTCAAACCAAACGAGCGCTAGTCCGATTAGTAAACCGCCCAACACATTCGCGCCAAGCGTACCAAGCGGTATCCAATGATGCAGTGGGTTAAAGCGCGCTAAATAGCCACGCAAACACGCACCAAGTGCTGCTCCCAAACCAATGGCAAGCCATTGCATAGATTATCCTTAATTTGTATGGTTTTTAAACGTTACACCGCAGGCAACTCGGTCATCGGCCAACGCGGCACGCAGCTCACTGCTAGATCATCGCTCTGACCCGCATTCAAGCGCTCAAAGCCTGCATAAGCAATCATCGCGCCATTATCTGTGCACAAAGCGGGCGGCGCATAATGTACCGTAGCATTGATTTTGGCCAATTCCGTCTCTAAAGTTTCGCGCAAATGCGTATTGGCGCTGACGCCGCCAGCAATCACCAAACGACTCATATGCACTTGTTTAAGCGCTTTTACGCATTTTTTTACTAAAGTATCAACCATTGCATGCTGGAAGCTCGCGGCAATATCGGCGCGCACTTGCGCATCACTATCTGAACCTGCCGTGTCCTTTATGAGATTATGCACCGCCGTTTTCATCCCACTAAACGAAAAAACTAGACCGCGATGTAGCATAGGACGTGGTAAATCGTAAGCATTAGGATTACCGCTCTCAGCGAGCTTGGCAATATTTGGCCCACCCGGATACGGCAAACCAAGCATTTTGGCGGCTTTATCGAAGCACTCCCCAGCAGCATCATCGATGGACTCACCTAATATCTCATACTCGCCGATACCCTTGGCGGCGATAAGCTGAGTATGACCACCCGACACTAGCAAAGAGACAAAAGGAAACGGCGGCGGATTAGCGCCCATCAGCGGTGCAAGCAGATGCCCTTCCATATGATGCACGCCGATAGCCGGAATACCCAAACCAAAAGCCAAGCTACGACCAAATAGGGCGCCCGTCATCAGGGCGCCAATCAGCCCTGGGCCTTTGGTATAAGCGATAGCATCGATATCATCTTTACTCATATTGCACTGCGTTAATAGCTCATCGAGCAGCGGCACTAGTTTGCGAATATGATCGCGGCTCGCCAGCTCAGGTACCACGCCGCCATAGACCGCATGTAGCTCAATTTGCGAATACAAAACCTGCCCGACCAGCCCTTTATTGGCGCTATCGATCTGCTCACTATCAAAGATAGCGAGGCCAGTCTCATCACAGGAAGTCTCTAAGCCTAATACTTTCATGATATTGCCTTTATCTCTCAAATAGTCGCTGTATGCCGATAACTTTAAGCGGCGACTATAAGGGTTGGAATACTTAGGGTATTAATGACAAAAAACCGTCATTGTCTGCAAACAATGACGGTCAGTTTAACAAATTTCAAGAGCTAAGATTAACTATCAGCTGACTGCCGCTAGCATATAATCAACCGCCGCTTTGACCTGCGCTTCACTAACACCGTTTACCGCTTGGGCTGGCATTTTATTGAAGCCTTGAGCCGAGTGACTGTATAAAGTCTCTTTATCTTTGGCAAGTGGACCGCTCCACGCCGCTTTGTCGCCGTACTTTGGCGCATTGAGCAAACCATTAGCATGACAAACCTTGCACTGAGCTTCATAAAGCTGCGCGCCCGCATCCGCCGCTAAAACCTCAGGTTCAGCATTGACTTCTACAGCAGCAGTCTCCACACTGGCAGAGGGCTCAGCGGCGACTACCTCGGCCGCCTCTGTAGTAGCTGCTGGTTCTGCTTCAACCACTTGAGCCGTATCAACTGGCTCTTGCACTACAGCGTCTTCGACTGCAGGCTCTACAGTAGCTGTCTCTTTATCGCCACTACAGGCACTCAGCGATAACAATACGCTTAAGCTCAATACAGATAGCGCGGTTTTGGCGATAGATTTTTTATACCGATACGGCTCATTAGACATAGTCATTCCTTTTGCAAACGATTGGTTTTAATAGCTAGCAGCTTCTAATAGTTAGTCACTATAATAGCAAAACGGGCAATACTGCCTTTAGCTAGCCGCTGCAATCATATACTCAACGGCTTGACGAATCTGATCTTCAGTCACCCCATTATAAGCTTGCGCTGGCATCTGATTAAAACCATTTGCTGAGTGGCTAGTCAAAGTATCTACGCCCTTCTCGATACGCGGCACCCAAGCAGCAGCATCGCCATATTTTGGCGCATTGAGTAACCCATTAGCATGACAAGCCATGCACTGCTTGTTATAAAGCTCAGCACCAACATTGACCGCAAGATCTTCGGTTGCCGCAGGCGCTTCGGCCACTACCATATCAGTATCGGTAGCTTCAGCTTCTGGCGTCTCAGTCGTAGCTACTACCATAGGCTCAGTTTCTGCAAATTGCATGTCTTCTGCTTCAGGAGCATTAGCACGGGCAATCTCAGCCGCCGCTTCTACACGCTCTGGTGCTTTGACCTCTTCACTATTACTACAAGCGCTAAGACTAAATCCTAAGCTAATCATGAGCGTTGTCCACAATGCTGTACTCAATGCCGTTTTTCTCATCCCAACATCCTCAATAAAGTTGATACAAAAGCGTATAGAACCTAATAAATTATTGGAATTATCATAGCATAAAACTAGGTAAAACCGTTATCGTCATAAGGTGTTTTTATTCGCCTTTCTTTGACTCGTTTGGTATGAATTTATCGTGATTATCAGCCACTACCTATCTAAAAGCATTGACTTTACTAACAATTTTGGGTAAAATTACCGCCCTTGTACTTTTGTGCAAGATTATCCTAGTTTGAGCTGATGCGGTTTTTTTGAGATATTACCGCTAAATACTAATACACAGCCAAACTAATGCCTTTATATCTCATCCCTATTAAGGAGTCTTCATGCCTGCAGTTAAGGTTAAAGAAAACGAACCCGTTGATATCGCTATCCGCCGTTTCAAACGTGCTTGCGAAAAAGCTGGCGTATTGTCAGATGTGCGTAAGCGTGAGTTTTATGAAAAACCAACGCAAGAGCGTAAGCGCAAAAAAGCCGCTGCCGTAAAGCGTTATAAGAAAAAATTACAACGTGATAC encodes:
- a CDS encoding c-type cytochrome, producing the protein MRKTALSTALWTTLMISLGFSLSACSNSEEVKAPERVEAAAEIARANAPEAEDMQFAETEPMVVATTETPEAEATDTDMVVAEAPAATEDLAVNVGAELYNKQCMACHANGLLNAPKYGDAAAWVPRIEKGVDTLTSHSANGFNQMPAQAYNGVTEDQIRQAVEYMIAAAS
- a CDS encoding CrcB family protein → MQWLAIGLGAALGACLRGYLARFNPLHHWIPLGTLGANVLGGLLIGLALVWFERVGSDLSPNIRLFVITGFLGGLTTFSTFSAEVFGFIHDGRLLAGLALIGLHVGLTLLATALGFYFFKLVL
- the rpsU gene encoding 30S ribosomal protein S21, whose amino-acid sequence is MPAVKVKENEPVDIAIRRFKRACEKAGVLSDVRKREFYEKPTQERKRKKAAAVKRYKKKLQRDTIRTTRMY
- a CDS encoding c-type cytochrome; protein product: MSNEPYRYKKSIAKTALSVLSLSVLLSLSACSGDKETATVEPAVEDAVVQEPVDTAQVVEAEPAATTEAAEVVAAEPSASVETAAVEVNAEPEVLAADAGAQLYEAQCKVCHANGLLNAPKYGDKAAWSGPLAKDKETLYSHSAQGFNKMPAQAVNGVSEAQVKAAVDYMLAAVS
- the tsaD gene encoding tRNA (adenosine(37)-N6)-threonylcarbamoyltransferase complex transferase subunit TsaD, which codes for MKVLGLETSCDETGLAIFDSEQIDSANKGLVGQVLYSQIELHAVYGGVVPELASRDHIRKLVPLLDELLTQCNMSKDDIDAIAYTKGPGLIGALMTGALFGRSLAFGLGIPAIGVHHMEGHLLAPLMGANPPPFPFVSLLVSGGHTQLIAAKGIGEYEILGESIDDAAGECFDKAAKMLGLPYPGGPNIAKLAESGNPNAYDLPRPMLHRGLVFSFSGMKTAVHNLIKDTAGSDSDAQVRADIAASFQHAMVDTLVKKCVKALKQVHMSRLVIAGGVSANTHLRETLETELAKINATVHYAPPALCTDNGAMIAYAGFERLNAGQSDDLAVSCVPRWPMTELPAV